ATCCACTTCGAGCCGCCCGTCGGGGTGGCCTTCTTCGGTCCGGTGATCAGCCGTCTCCCGGACGAGGATTCGGCCGCCGAGCTGTGGGACCACGTAGTGGGGCTGGCACGGTTCCCCGGTTTTGCCGAACTCAAGCGGAGCCTTCGCGAGCAGCCTCAGCTTGCTGCCTTCGGGGTCGATGCCGATACCGTCGGTCAGCAGGAGGACTGGCACGGCGGCAGCCGGCGGCAGAAGAAATGACGTCAGCAGAGGATGGATCGATGAAGACAAACACCCGCCAACACCAGGAATCGGTCATTGTCCAGGTCTCAGCCGATGCGCTCTATGACCTGGTCTCCGACATCACCCGCACAGGCGAGTGGAGCCCGGTCTGTACGTCGTGCTGGTGGGACGACACGGCCAGCGCGGGTCAGGCCGGCGCCTGGTTCACCGGCCGCAACGAGATCCCGGGGCGGACGTGGGAGACCCGGTCGCTGGTGGTGGCTGCCGAGCGCGGCCGCGAGTTCGCCTGGGTGGTGGGCGGCCGCTTTGTCCGTTGGGGTTTCACCCTTGCCCCGGCTGATAACGGGACGACGCTGACCGAGTCGTGGGAGTTCCTGCCCGAAGGGATCGCGATGTTCAGGGAGAAATACGGCGATGAGGCCGACGCCCAGATCGCCGAGCGCACCCAGCAGGCGCTCGACGGCATCCCGAAAACGCTCGCCGCGATCAAGCGGATCGCTGAATCTACTGTTGTTGGGGATGCCCGGGTGGCGAAGGCCTGATGGACCCGAAGCGGGACCCGGCCGAAGCGGCAGGGCCCCGCTGCTGAACGGCGCTAGGAGCGCGGGTCGATGGGTGTGAACGTCCCGGCCCTGGATTCGATGACGGTGGCGGCGTCAAGCAGTGAGTCTTCGTCAAAGCGCCGGGCTAGGAGTTGCACTCCCGCGGGCAGGCCCCCGGCCAGACCGGTGGGTACCGACATGGCGGGGAACCCCAGGAGGGGAATTGCCATCATGGATGCTTGGGCTGCCATGAGCCGTCGCATGCTGTCCACGCTGGCAATATCCGCGTCCTGTTCAAACGCCTGTTCCGCCGACACCGGCAGGAGTATCAGCGGGTGGGCCTCCAGGATTTCGGCGAGCTGCCGAATGAGGGTGCCCCTTCGTGCGTAACCGGCAATGAACTGCTCGAGCGTCGGTTTCTCCCCCCACCACTCAGCTGCCACGGCGTAGTAGTGCTCCGCTGCCTTTTGCATCCCCTGGTCGCCGACTTCGTTGACCAGCGGCATCGCCAGACGGAATTCCTCCATGCACAGCAGGTACCAGAGGCGGTAGGCCTCCGCCAGGACAGGCAGTTCGATCTCTTCGACGAGGTACCCGACGTCGCTGAGGTAGCGGGCTGCCTGGTCCAGG
This region of Arthrobacter sp. DNA4 genomic DNA includes:
- a CDS encoding SRPBCC family protein — translated: MKTNTRQHQESVIVQVSADALYDLVSDITRTGEWSPVCTSCWWDDTASAGQAGAWFTGRNEIPGRTWETRSLVVAAERGREFAWVVGGRFVRWGFTLAPADNGTTLTESWEFLPEGIAMFREKYGDEADAQIAERTQQALDGIPKTLAAIKRIAESTVVGDARVAKA